From Deltaproteobacteria bacterium, the proteins below share one genomic window:
- a CDS encoding TRAP transporter large permease has product MEWVMAVVPVVLLLLGFPIFVILLATSAIVLLLFAPVPPMAVHINMFGSVDKFALMAVPFFIFAGDLMGRGGISRRIVAWVLAAIGGVRGSLALTAVGTCTVFGAISGSSPATVAAVGRLLYRPLRDAGYDEKFSTGLLTSSGSIAIVIPPSIGMILYGVSAQESVVLLFVAGIVPGLIMALLMAAYIYAFAVRHGIREASGFSFREFLSATRDGVWALGMPVIILGGIYAGVFSPTEAAGIACVYAIVVTRFVYGDIGWKGIWDVSVNSMYLTAQVLIIVAAAGVFSQLLTISGAPQSMVAMIRDMDLPPWMALLAINVFLLFVGCLLDPASAILVLTPLLAPIAVAIGVDLVHFGIIMTVNLAVGMFTPPFGLNIFVTQALFKAPLKSLYPGLVPFIVINVAALLIITYIPELSLFLTRYLG; this is encoded by the coding sequence GTGGAATGGGTGATGGCCGTCGTGCCGGTGGTCCTGCTGCTGCTGGGATTCCCGATCTTCGTCATCCTGCTGGCCACTTCCGCCATCGTGCTGCTGCTGTTCGCGCCGGTTCCGCCCATGGCGGTGCACATCAACATGTTCGGCAGCGTCGACAAGTTCGCTCTCATGGCGGTGCCGTTCTTCATCTTCGCCGGCGACCTGATGGGCCGGGGCGGCATCTCCCGGCGCATCGTCGCCTGGGTCCTCGCCGCCATCGGCGGCGTCCGCGGCAGCCTGGCGCTGACCGCGGTGGGCACCTGCACCGTGTTCGGCGCCATTTCCGGTTCCAGCCCCGCCACCGTGGCCGCGGTCGGGCGGCTGCTCTACCGGCCGCTGCGGGACGCCGGCTACGACGAGAAGTTCTCCACCGGCCTGCTGACGTCATCAGGCTCCATCGCCATCGTCATACCGCCGTCCATCGGCATGATCCTCTACGGCGTGTCGGCGCAGGAGTCGGTGGTGCTGCTGTTCGTGGCCGGCATCGTTCCCGGCCTGATCATGGCGCTGCTGATGGCCGCCTACATCTACGCGTTCGCCGTGAGGCACGGCATCCGCGAAGCCTCGGGGTTTTCCTTCCGGGAGTTCCTGTCGGCCACCAGAGATGGCGTGTGGGCCCTGGGCATGCCCGTCATCATCCTCGGCGGCATCTACGCGGGCGTCTTCTCTCCCACCGAGGCGGCCGGCATCGCCTGCGTCTACGCCATCGTGGTGACGCGTTTCGTCTACGGCGACATCGGCTGGAAGGGGATCTGGGACGTATCGGTCAACTCCATGTACCTGACGGCCCAGGTGCTGATCATCGTGGCCGCGGCCGGGGTCTTTTCGCAGCTTCTGACCATCAGCGGGGCGCCGCAGAGCATGGTCGCGATGATCCGGGACATGGATCTTCCGCCGTGGATGGCGCTCCTGGCCATCAACGTCTTCCTGTTGTTCGTGGGCTGCCTGCTCGATCCCGCCTCCGCGATCCTGGTGCTCACGCCGCTGCTCGCGCCCATCGCCGTCGCCATCGGCGTGGACCTGGTCCACTTCGGTATCATCATGACCGTGAACCTGGCCGTCGGCATGTTCACGCCGCCCTTCGGACTCAACATCTTCGTCACCCAGGCACTGTTCAAGGCGCCGCTGAAGAGCCTCTACCCGGGGCTCGTGCCGTTCATCGTCATCAACGTGGCGGCGCTGTTGATCATCACCTACATTCCCGAGCTGTCGCTGTTCCTGACCCGTTACCTGGGCTGA
- a CDS encoding TRAP transporter small permease yields MAVDQSVTGPLRFVIVTVPKAIVGTLILAGIAVNFGNVIGRYVFLQPIIWADEAMVYIMVWTVFMGAVLVSLDGTHLKMDFFSILLPSPWKEIINGIAAVSFLAVCVFVIPQTWTVVKLVWNFGQRSVVAEIPMVIPHSALLLGFVLMFLAVVVRFRSYVKGQFAGEVVERYGGSETDDL; encoded by the coding sequence GTGGCGGTTGACCAATCGGTGACGGGGCCCCTGCGCTTCGTCATCGTGACGGTGCCCAAGGCGATCGTCGGCACGCTGATCCTCGCCGGTATCGCCGTCAACTTCGGCAACGTCATCGGGCGGTACGTCTTCCTCCAGCCCATCATCTGGGCCGACGAGGCCATGGTCTACATCATGGTCTGGACGGTGTTCATGGGCGCCGTTCTCGTCTCCCTCGATGGAACGCACCTGAAGATGGACTTCTTCTCCATCCTGCTGCCCTCGCCCTGGAAGGAGATCATCAACGGCATCGCCGCGGTTTCGTTCCTCGCCGTGTGTGTCTTCGTCATTCCCCAGACCTGGACCGTGGTGAAGCTCGTGTGGAACTTCGGCCAGCGCAGCGTCGTCGCCGAGATTCCCATGGTGATACCGCACTCCGCCCTGCTCTTGGGCTTCGTGCTCATGTTCCTGGCGGTGGTGGTGCGCTTCCGTTCGTACGTGAAGGGACAGTTTGCCGGCGAGGTCGTGGAGCGATACGGCGGCAGCGAGACCGATGACCTGTAG